CCGTCGATCCCTTCTATCGTGATAAACATTTATGCCTCACTCCACCAGAATGAAATTTTTACTGGAATACGTGCGCTTCTAAAGTTATACTATAAGCTGCGAATATTTTACACGAATCAATTCATTGGGAGGCGATCCACGGTGAACCAGCTCGTCAGAGAACTCGAAAAGAAATACCGCGAAAGCTGCATGACGTTTTACCGCCATCTCCACGCTCATCCGGAGCTCAGTTACCACGAAGAGAAAACCGCGGCTTTCGTGTACGACATTTTGAAGAGCCTGCCGCTGGACGAAATTCGTCCGAACGTCGGCGGTCACGGCGTCGTCGCGCTTTTAAAGGGCGCACGGCCGGGGCCGTGCATCGCGCTCCGCGCCGACATGGACGCGCTGAGCATCCAGGAGAATACGAACTGTCCCTTCGCCTCGCAAACTCCCGGCGTGATGCACGCCTGCGGACACGACGCCCACACGGCGATCCTGTTGGGGACCGTCCACGTGCTCTGCGAGATGAAATCGCAGATCGCCGGTTCGCTGAAGTTCGTCTTCCAGCCCTCGGAGGAGATGACGCCGACAGGCGGCGCGCCGGGGATGATCCGCGACGGCGTTCTTGAAAATCCCGATGTCGACGCGATCATCGGCCTTCACGTCTGGCCGACGCTGGCGACGGGGACGATCGGCTTGCAGGCCGGCGCGGTGTCCGCCTCTTCCGATCATCTTCGCGCCACGATCCATGGCGTCGCCAGTCACGGGTCGATGCCCGACCTGGGCGTTGACGCCATCGTGGCGGCCT
This sequence is a window from Pyramidobacter sp. YE332. Protein-coding genes within it:
- a CDS encoding amidohydrolase; its protein translation is MNQLVRELEKKYRESCMTFYRHLHAHPELSYHEEKTAAFVYDILKSLPLDEIRPNVGGHGVVALLKGARPGPCIALRADMDALSIQENTNCPFASQTPGVMHACGHDAHTAILLGTVHVLCEMKSQIAGSLKFVFQPSEEMTPTGGAPGMIRDGVLENPDVDAIIGLHVWPTLATGTIGLQAGAVSASSDHLRATIHGVASHGSMPDLGVDAIVAASAVVMALQPIISRNLCPRNTAVITIGTIKGGDRYNIVPDRVDLDGTVRSFDEADHKKLPQWIERAISNTAAAYGCTAEIDYQRGFPATMNHERLVSIGREVIRDVLGETGVLPDLSVPPTGEDFSFYTLKVPAAFAWLGCRPDGVKPEDMPALHNDRFLPDPACFPYGIQYLASMALKLLDSDLKGLKK